A window of Sutcliffiella cohnii contains these coding sequences:
- a CDS encoding chromate transporter, which yields MKQWHIFIAFFRSGMLGYGGGPSSIPLVHKEVVERFKWLTDDEFSDVLALGNTLPGPINTKMAGYIGYRVGGVLGMLNAIFASIMPTILLMIVILTTLTQFKDNPVIQGMTKAVVPVVGVMLAVLTWDFFKNSKKGLGLLPAIILVVASLLLIEMLGLHPGILIGVLLAAAFFKKDKQPEKGGESA from the coding sequence ATGAAGCAATGGCATATTTTTATCGCATTTTTTCGTTCTGGAATGCTAGGCTATGGCGGTGGTCCTTCAAGTATTCCGCTCGTACATAAGGAAGTAGTCGAGCGATTTAAATGGCTCACGGACGATGAATTTTCAGATGTACTTGCGCTTGGCAATACGTTACCTGGACCTATAAATACGAAAATGGCAGGTTATATCGGCTACCGAGTAGGTGGAGTGCTAGGTATGTTGAATGCGATCTTTGCATCCATTATGCCGACCATTCTATTAATGATAGTCATTTTAACGACCTTAACGCAATTTAAAGATAATCCAGTCATCCAAGGAATGACAAAAGCAGTTGTTCCTGTCGTAGGGGTGATGCTCGCAGTGCTAACTTGGGATTTTTTCAAGAACTCAAAAAAAGGTCTTGGCCTCCTACCTGCAATTATTTTAGTAGTAGCAAGTCTTCTACTTATTGAAATGTTAGGTTTGCACCCTGGAATTCTAATTGGAGTGCTACTAGCTGCGGCATTTTTTAAAAAAGATAAACAACCGGAAAAAGGAGGCGAATCAGCATGA
- a CDS encoding two-component system sensor histidine kinase NtrB yields MGIQALFKKTSNLYIASIIMIGLALFITHFSFNIVVPHWSIILLSIFAVALLNIYLIYIPPRDNSLCLDATIYLSTLFFYGLETTLFILLLSIVPNYFTHKGTEWWKHLFNFSLYVSLYTIAYYIYKTLGGEIGALSLEYAHAYIVSTAIYFVVNIAVIASYFAIANSVKVTTMVKNLSDGSVTHYFATLILSIILLILIDPFPIFGLAVFTIIVVIVSIAFKNYYKMFEQVKKDKTYREQILNSLPVGIITSDDTVNEFFLNVTAKEVLKINEKEVIGQLRSDEQFWKIIRSREFCKNQKVLYKSQVLLFSQSELKNKNEQLIGRIIHFIDITEIEEMQRKIQQTEKLALLGEMSAGAAHEIRNPLTVISGFIKLMKQSFTKEQNEKYQLALLLKELDRINSIVDDMLLIARPTTQHLIKMSIIDIINEIPKLFNNNSRLKVTINLDDTKLFLDPKQMKQVLYNLARNSMEAMGGTGELSVYSVKKEKEYQLFIKDTGIGMPDETKKLVFNPFFTSKETGTGLGLTIVQRIVDNHGGTIEVYDTSEKGTTILITLPLPS; encoded by the coding sequence ATGGGAATTCAAGCCCTTTTTAAAAAAACGAGTAATTTATATATAGCAAGCATTATAATGATAGGACTTGCTCTATTTATTACGCATTTTTCATTTAATATTGTTGTGCCTCATTGGAGTATTATCCTATTATCAATTTTTGCTGTTGCCCTATTAAATATTTATTTAATTTACATTCCTCCCCGTGATAACTCATTGTGTTTAGATGCTACCATCTATTTATCCACCCTTTTTTTCTATGGACTTGAAACGACACTTTTCATATTATTGCTAAGTATTGTGCCAAATTACTTTACTCATAAAGGGACGGAGTGGTGGAAGCATTTATTTAACTTTAGTCTCTATGTTAGTTTATATACGATTGCTTATTATATTTATAAAACCCTCGGTGGAGAAATTGGCGCATTATCACTAGAGTATGCGCACGCTTATATCGTTTCAACGGCTATTTATTTCGTTGTAAATATTGCCGTTATAGCATCTTATTTTGCTATTGCCAACTCAGTAAAAGTAACTACTATGGTTAAAAATCTAAGTGACGGATCGGTGACACACTATTTTGCGACACTAATATTATCTATTATTTTATTAATATTAATAGATCCTTTTCCTATTTTTGGCTTAGCCGTTTTTACTATTATAGTTGTAATCGTGTCAATTGCCTTTAAAAATTATTATAAAATGTTTGAACAAGTGAAAAAGGATAAAACATATCGTGAACAAATATTAAATTCTTTACCAGTAGGGATCATTACGTCAGATGATACGGTAAATGAATTTTTCCTAAACGTAACAGCGAAGGAAGTATTGAAGATTAATGAGAAGGAAGTTATTGGTCAGCTAAGATCAGATGAACAATTTTGGAAAATAATTCGCTCTAGAGAATTTTGCAAAAACCAAAAAGTTCTATACAAAAGTCAAGTTCTTTTATTTTCCCAATCTGAATTGAAAAATAAAAACGAACAGCTTATCGGGAGAATTATACATTTCATCGATATAACAGAAATTGAAGAGATGCAAAGAAAAATTCAACAAACAGAAAAACTAGCACTTTTAGGAGAAATGAGTGCAGGAGCGGCCCATGAAATTCGCAATCCGCTGACAGTCATTTCTGGGTTTATAAAATTAATGAAACAAAGCTTTACTAAAGAACAAAATGAAAAATATCAGTTGGCACTATTACTAAAAGAGTTAGACCGAATTAACTCCATCGTGGATGATATGCTACTCATTGCAAGACCAACTACACAACATTTAATAAAAATGTCCATTATTGACATCATTAACGAAATCCCAAAATTGTTTAACAATAATAGTCGTTTAAAAGTTACTATTAACCTAGACGATACGAAGCTTTTCCTCGACCCAAAACAAATGAAACAAGTACTATACAATTTAGCAAGAAACAGCATGGAAGCGATGGGCGGTACGGGGGAACTTTCGGTTTATTCAGTAAAGAAGGAAAAAGAATATCAACTATTTATAAAAGACACCGGTATAGGGATGCCTGATGAAACGAAAAAGTTAGTTTTTAATCCATTTTTCACTTCAAAAGAAACCGGTACAGGTCTTGGCTTAACAATTGTGCAACGAATTGTAGATAACCATGGTGGTACAATTGAAGTGTACGATACGTCAGAAAAAGGAACAACGATCTTAATAACATTACCACTACCATCTTAA
- a CDS encoding IS256 family transposase: MSHFNTDKLDLATILKISMQDLLKEKIETILREEIKSVLENEPVGEGNSRNGYYPRTLDTMYGRVEDLAVPRDRKGEFTTNMFEPYQRRMVAVDELVVQLYQHGVGVRQVGSILKNLLGEQYSPGTISNITSAVMEDVIEWQNRPLKERYCALFLDALFVKIRRDTVAKEAVYIVLGITPEGHREILGFYVGGIESSNGWKEILQDLRNRGVQEVLLGVFDGLTGLEEAFRSIFPKADVQRCVIHKVRSTMNKARKKDQAELSTDFKKVYTSSTYEEAEKAFGELREKWKKRYSREIASWEEDLPVLLTFLRYPEDVQKYIYTTNLIERTIKEIRKRLKTMNSLPNIEAAEKITYLTSIDYNERWSRRKLSGFGLAHDQILKMFEERYPKA; the protein is encoded by the coding sequence ATGTCTCATTTTAACACAGATAAATTAGATTTAGCCACTATCTTAAAAATCTCCATGCAGGATCTCCTAAAGGAGAAAATAGAAACTATCTTGCGTGAGGAAATCAAGAGTGTACTAGAGAACGAACCTGTCGGAGAAGGAAATTCGCGTAACGGATACTATCCGAGGACTCTCGACACCATGTATGGCCGCGTTGAAGATTTGGCTGTTCCCCGTGATCGTAAGGGAGAGTTCACAACTAATATGTTTGAGCCTTATCAGAGGCGAATGGTTGCAGTAGATGAGCTCGTTGTTCAACTTTATCAACACGGGGTTGGAGTCCGTCAGGTAGGGAGCATCTTGAAAAACTTGCTTGGGGAACAATATTCCCCTGGCACCATATCGAATATCACATCTGCCGTGATGGAGGATGTGATTGAATGGCAGAACCGCCCTTTAAAGGAGCGCTATTGTGCTTTATTTCTTGATGCTTTATTTGTAAAGATTCGTAGAGATACAGTAGCCAAAGAAGCTGTCTATATTGTTCTAGGAATTACTCCGGAAGGCCACAGGGAAATCCTTGGTTTTTATGTAGGAGGAATAGAATCTTCAAATGGTTGGAAGGAAATCCTCCAGGACCTGCGCAACAGAGGAGTACAGGAAGTACTGCTAGGCGTTTTTGACGGACTGACTGGTCTCGAAGAGGCATTTCGTTCCATCTTTCCAAAAGCTGATGTTCAACGTTGTGTAATACACAAGGTCCGTTCCACTATGAATAAAGCACGTAAGAAGGATCAAGCTGAGCTAAGTACTGATTTTAAAAAAGTCTATACATCAAGCACATACGAAGAAGCTGAGAAAGCGTTCGGAGAGCTCAGGGAGAAATGGAAAAAGCGCTACAGTCGAGAAATAGCTTCTTGGGAAGAAGACCTTCCAGTACTCTTAACCTTTTTACGCTACCCTGAGGATGTCCAAAAGTACATCTACACTACAAATCTTATTGAGCGTACCATTAAGGAAATCCGCAAGAGGTTAAAAACCATGAATAGCCTGCCTAACATTGAAGCAGCTGAAAAGATTACGTACCTGACCTCTATCGACTATAACGAGCGCTGGTCAAGAAGAAAACTAAGTGGATTCGGCCTAGCTCATGATCAAATATTAAAAATGTTTGAGGAGCGGTATCCCAAAGCCTAA
- the pcp gene encoding pyroglutamyl-peptidase I has protein sequence MKKLLLTGFVPFLDFPVNPTEEIVKKLDGETINGYQIISKVLPVDFQQSEKEIIHHYEEIKPDAVVSLGLAAGRQHITPERIAINCKDGAPDNNGVICEDEPISNDGPAGFFSTLPIRAMVNSLKEHGYPAKISNTAGTYLCNNVMYAVLQKIEKERTPIPAGFIHIPASHELAIQLKNSPSWSQRDLTEAIRICLTTL, from the coding sequence ATGAAAAAACTACTACTAACTGGGTTCGTCCCGTTTCTTGATTTTCCAGTTAATCCAACAGAGGAAATCGTTAAAAAGCTCGATGGAGAAACAATTAACGGGTATCAAATCATAAGCAAAGTACTCCCGGTTGATTTTCAACAGTCGGAAAAAGAAATCATTCACCATTACGAAGAAATCAAACCAGATGCAGTAGTCTCACTCGGTTTGGCAGCTGGCCGCCAGCACATAACACCAGAACGGATTGCGATTAACTGCAAGGACGGTGCGCCTGATAACAATGGTGTTATATGTGAGGATGAGCCTATTTCTAATGACGGACCAGCGGGGTTCTTTTCAACATTACCGATCCGTGCAATGGTGAACTCGTTAAAAGAACATGGGTACCCTGCGAAAATATCAAACACAGCGGGTACCTATCTTTGCAATAACGTAATGTATGCTGTTTTACAGAAAATAGAAAAGGAACGAACGCCAATCCCAGCAGGCTTTATTCACATACCAGCTTCTCATGAGCTAGCGATTCAATTGAAAAATAGCCCGAGCTGGTCACAACGTGATTTAACTGAGGCGATCCGAATTTGTTTGACGACTTTATAA
- a CDS encoding two-component system sensor histidine kinase NtrB — MHFSFSMPLTNGFQLGLLVIAIILLNIFMIYLPPKDNRLCLDTTVYLSVMYLYGIEITLQILLISTILYYIVQHSTNWITDGTEWWKHIVNFGMYNWIIIGAYYAFIYTGGEIGLFGLNYAHAYIISTAVYYIVNIFIVTSYFAMANDTNMFSIAKSIAEDSFFHYLATLILSYILLILMGTHPIFGLLIFMIINVLVSIAFKNYFNMYEQAKKDKTYREQILDSLPVGIITSDDTLNEFFLNSTAKELLQIEEKDVKPHLYKDQEFWKVIYSRDLCHNKNVKHNDRLFLLSQSELKNKKEQLIGRIIHFIDMTEIEEMQRKINQTEKLALLGEMSAGAAHEIRNPLTVISGFLTLMKQSFTKENNERYQLPLLLKELERINTIVEDMLTVARPASPQLMRMSIKEILNELPKNLLLNDSMHVAIQLDDTKLLVDPKQMKQVLYNLIRNSVEAMDGLGRLSIYSVKKEQTYEIYIKDSGTGMDEATVKTVFNPFFTSKETGTGLGLTIVQRIIDDHHGKIEVFETSENGTTFLITLPLQD; from the coding sequence ATGCACTTTTCTTTTTCTATGCCGTTAACGAACGGGTTTCAATTGGGGTTACTTGTAATTGCGATAATTTTATTAAATATTTTTATGATTTATTTACCACCAAAAGATAATAGATTATGTTTGGATACGACTGTGTATTTAAGCGTAATGTATTTATATGGAATTGAAATTACATTACAAATTTTATTAATAAGTACGATTCTCTACTACATTGTTCAACATAGTACCAATTGGATTACAGACGGAACCGAATGGTGGAAACATATAGTAAATTTTGGTATGTACAACTGGATAATAATTGGTGCGTATTATGCCTTTATTTATACCGGTGGAGAAATAGGATTATTCGGCTTAAATTATGCACATGCTTATATCATTTCTACAGCAGTTTATTATATCGTGAACATTTTTATTGTTACTTCTTATTTTGCTATGGCAAACGATACCAATATGTTTTCTATTGCAAAAAGCATTGCGGAAGATTCTTTTTTTCACTATTTAGCAACGCTGATTTTATCCTATATTTTACTTATTCTAATGGGAACGCACCCAATCTTCGGCCTACTAATTTTCATGATTATAAACGTACTAGTATCGATTGCATTTAAAAACTATTTTAACATGTATGAACAAGCGAAAAAGGATAAAACGTATCGAGAACAAATTTTAGATTCGTTACCAGTCGGAATTATAACATCAGACGATACGTTAAATGAATTCTTTCTAAATTCAACAGCAAAAGAGCTTCTACAAATAGAGGAAAAGGACGTAAAGCCTCATTTATATAAAGATCAGGAATTTTGGAAAGTAATCTATTCTAGAGACTTGTGCCATAATAAAAATGTAAAACATAACGATCGATTATTTCTATTGTCACAATCCGAATTAAAAAATAAGAAAGAACAACTTATCGGTAGGATTATCCATTTTATTGATATGACAGAAATAGAGGAAATGCAAAGAAAAATAAACCAAACAGAGAAACTTGCACTTTTAGGAGAAATGAGTGCAGGAGCGGCGCACGAAATTCGGAACCCATTAACCGTTATTTCAGGATTTTTAACGTTAATGAAACAAAGCTTTACGAAAGAAAATAACGAAAGGTATCAACTGCCTTTATTGCTTAAAGAGCTAGAGCGGATTAATACGATAGTTGAAGATATGCTCACGGTTGCACGACCAGCATCTCCACAACTTATGCGCATGTCGATTAAAGAAATATTAAATGAACTGCCCAAAAACCTATTACTTAACGATTCTATGCACGTTGCGATTCAGTTGGATGATACGAAACTACTAGTTGATCCGAAACAGATGAAGCAAGTTTTGTACAATTTAATACGAAACAGTGTGGAAGCGATGGATGGGCTCGGGAGACTTTCCATTTATTCAGTAAAAAAGGAACAAACATATGAAATATATATTAAAGATAGTGGAACAGGAATGGACGAAGCGACAGTAAAAACGGTATTCAATCCGTTTTTCACCTCCAAAGAAACTGGTACAGGGCTCGGCTTAACGATTGTACAAAGAATAATAGACGACCATCACGGAAAAATAGAAGTTTTTGAGACATCAGAAAATGGGACAACTTTCTTAATTACGTTACCTTTACAGGATTAG
- a CDS encoding M23 family metallopeptidase, translated as MKKRWVFPAIYLASAAIILTAVLMFQAANSTEPDLGNDTNGQGDISQGDQPAVEVTSPVENFLFPVVDVDSTVIEKHFWDPTRPEDEQEKSFVSYNGIYRPSTGIDIALKDGETFEVVAALSGTVTRAESDPLLGFVVEIDHGDNVKTFYQSLNELFVEVGDSVKQGESIAQAGTSVMNNEYTHVHFEIRKDSIAVNPIDFFNKPLTALLEEESTQVTAPPVDEEEDAPADEEEDTPAEDEEEEQDEPQESSNSDE; from the coding sequence ATGAAAAAGCGTTGGGTATTCCCAGCAATCTATTTAGCAAGTGCAGCAATAATTTTAACGGCAGTACTAATGTTCCAAGCAGCAAATTCAACTGAACCAGATTTAGGAAATGATACGAACGGTCAAGGGGATATTTCACAAGGAGATCAACCAGCAGTAGAAGTTACTAGTCCAGTAGAAAACTTCTTATTTCCAGTAGTGGATGTTGACTCTACTGTTATTGAAAAACATTTCTGGGATCCTACAAGACCGGAAGATGAGCAAGAAAAATCTTTCGTATCCTATAATGGAATTTATCGTCCAAGCACAGGAATTGACATCGCATTAAAAGATGGAGAAACATTTGAAGTAGTCGCTGCATTAAGCGGTACAGTAACTCGTGCAGAATCAGATCCATTACTAGGATTTGTAGTGGAAATTGATCATGGCGATAACGTAAAGACGTTCTACCAATCTTTAAATGAACTATTTGTAGAAGTAGGCGATTCCGTTAAGCAAGGTGAATCCATTGCACAAGCTGGAACAAGCGTAATGAACAACGAATACACTCATGTTCATTTTGAAATTCGTAAAGATAGCATTGCTGTAAATCCAATTGATTTCTTCAATAAGCCATTAACTGCCTTATTAGAAGAGGAGAGTACTCAAGTAACAGCTCCTCCAGTGGATGAGGAAGAAGATGCGCCAGCAGACGAGGAAGAAGACACTCCTGCTGAAGATGAAGAAGAAGAGCAAGACGAGCCACAAGAATCTTCAAATTCTGATGAATAA
- a CDS encoding AraC family transcriptional regulator, with the protein MPSKYQNAKESLLSASKHLPNIVSPTIHYGIWPQGASQKNPDTHVYILCVEVSSFDGIPEWYFRTTLAPQQCVAAVDNSDNPFNAAGEKMQAFLEDKDYSFSADGRKYTICEKYEYDGEGYSRYSLPII; encoded by the coding sequence ATGCCGAGCAAGTATCAAAATGCAAAAGAATCTTTATTATCAGCTTCCAAACATTTGCCCAATATTGTTAGTCCTACTATTCATTACGGCATTTGGCCACAAGGTGCTTCACAAAAAAATCCGGACACTCATGTATATATCCTCTGTGTAGAAGTATCCTCTTTTGATGGAATACCTGAATGGTACTTCCGAACAACGTTAGCGCCTCAACAATGTGTTGCAGCCGTAGATAATAGTGATAATCCGTTCAATGCCGCGGGAGAGAAAATGCAGGCTTTCCTGGAGGATAAAGATTATTCTTTTTCAGCTGATGGCCGTAAATATACAATCTGCGAAAAATACGAATATGACGGTGAAGGGTATTCTAGGTATTCTTTACCTATTATATAG
- a CDS encoding gamma-glutamyltransferase family protein, translated as MKQDYLYHPYPSQRNTVFAKNGMVATSQPLAAQAGLHILKKGGNAIDAAIATAACLTVVEPTSNGIGGDAFALVWTKGELHGLNASGPAPASLSIDAVKERGYTEKMPKLGLIPVTVPGAPAAWATLSKRFGKLPLSEVLEPAIQYATEGYPVSPTLGKYWKGAYQAYKQQGTSEEFSGWFETFAPKGRPPEIGEIWASEGHANTLRAIGETNGEAFYRGELAEKIAAFSKEHNGFISYEDLANYEPEWVDPIRVNYKGYDVWEIPPNGQGIAALMALNILNDDVFTDRDTVETYHKQIEAMKLAFEDTKKYVSDPRTMKYSAEELLSKKFATERRALIGDVAITPEPGTPPKGGTVYLATADGEGNMVSFIQSNYMGFGSGVVVPGTGIALQNRGHDFSLDPEHENALAPGKKTYHTIIPGFLTKGDEAVGPFGVMGGYMQPQGHMQVIMNTIDFHLNPQAALDAPRWQWMEGKKVMVEPTFPTHLAQALARKGHQIEVALDSGSFGRGQIIWRNPETGVLTGGTESRTDGEVAGY; from the coding sequence ATGAAACAAGATTATTTATACCATCCATATCCATCGCAGCGAAATACAGTGTTCGCGAAAAATGGTATGGTCGCAACATCACAACCTTTAGCTGCACAAGCAGGATTACATATTTTAAAAAAAGGTGGAAATGCCATTGATGCAGCCATTGCAACAGCAGCCTGTTTAACAGTAGTGGAACCAACATCTAATGGGATTGGCGGAGATGCGTTTGCGCTTGTCTGGACAAAAGGGGAATTGCACGGATTAAATGCAAGCGGTCCAGCCCCTGCCTCTCTTTCCATCGATGCGGTGAAGGAACGAGGGTACACAGAAAAAATGCCAAAGCTCGGATTAATTCCTGTTACAGTACCAGGAGCACCAGCAGCGTGGGCGACACTTTCGAAACGATTTGGAAAATTACCATTAAGCGAAGTATTAGAGCCAGCTATCCAGTACGCAACAGAAGGCTACCCAGTATCACCGACGTTAGGAAAGTACTGGAAGGGAGCTTATCAAGCATACAAACAGCAAGGAACGTCAGAAGAATTTTCAGGTTGGTTCGAAACGTTTGCTCCAAAAGGTCGTCCACCAGAAATCGGCGAAATTTGGGCATCAGAAGGTCACGCAAATACGTTACGTGCAATTGGCGAAACGAATGGCGAAGCATTTTACCGTGGAGAATTAGCAGAAAAAATCGCAGCCTTTTCAAAGGAACATAACGGATTTATTTCGTATGAAGACTTAGCAAACTATGAACCTGAATGGGTAGACCCAATTCGTGTAAATTATAAAGGGTACGACGTTTGGGAAATTCCTCCGAACGGCCAAGGAATAGCAGCCCTAATGGCATTAAACATTTTAAACGATGATGTGTTTACTGATAGAGATACGGTAGAAACGTATCATAAACAAATAGAAGCGATGAAGCTAGCGTTTGAAGATACAAAAAAATACGTATCTGACCCGCGCACAATGAAATACAGTGCAGAGGAGCTTTTAAGCAAAAAATTCGCAACGGAGCGACGTGCTCTAATTGGAGATGTGGCCATTACGCCTGAGCCTGGAACTCCGCCAAAAGGTGGTACGGTCTACTTAGCTACAGCTGACGGCGAAGGAAACATGGTATCTTTCATCCAAAGCAACTATATGGGCTTCGGCTCAGGAGTAGTCGTTCCCGGAACTGGCATTGCCTTACAAAACCGTGGACACGATTTTTCATTAGATCCTGAACACGAAAACGCATTAGCGCCAGGAAAGAAAACATATCATACAATCATTCCAGGCTTTTTAACGAAGGGTGATGAAGCAGTCGGACCTTTCGGTGTTATGGGCGGTTACATGCAGCCACAAGGTCACATGCAAGTAATTATGAACACAATTGACTTCCATTTGAATCCACAAGCAGCATTAGACGCACCTAGATGGCAATGGATGGAAGGGAAGAAAGTGATGGTCGAACCAACCTTCCCGACCCATCTCGCACAAGCGTTAGCGCGAAAAGGTCACCAAATCGAAGTCGCGTTAGACTCTGGCAGCTTCGGACGCGGTCAAATCATCTGGCGCAACCCGGAAACAGGCGTCCTAACAGGTGGAACGGAATCAAGAACTGATGGTGAAGTAGCGGGGTATTAA
- a CDS encoding pentapeptide repeat-containing protein, whose amino-acid sequence MEKIKIQNEAKQLEAKQANIGGSSFFEVFAEGMNITCATLEGTTFHDVNLSKVTITDANLSDLEINGAQLGGAYIHHIGLPPEGHENFVPGAKQRPLTFEHCELEGSRISNCNLTNVEINDCELTGLKINGILVEDLLASYKR is encoded by the coding sequence ATGGAAAAAATAAAAATTCAAAATGAAGCGAAACAGCTGGAGGCAAAGCAAGCAAACATTGGAGGTTCTTCTTTCTTTGAAGTTTTTGCAGAAGGTATGAATATTACTTGCGCTACACTTGAGGGAACTACTTTTCATGATGTGAATTTAAGCAAGGTGACGATTACGGATGCAAACTTAAGTGATTTAGAAATTAATGGCGCCCAATTAGGTGGGGCATACATTCATCACATCGGCTTACCTCCAGAGGGCCATGAAAACTTTGTTCCAGGAGCAAAACAACGACCGTTAACGTTTGAACATTGTGAACTCGAAGGAAGCCGTATTTCTAACTGTAACCTTACAAATGTTGAAATTAATGACTGTGAGCTTACTGGATTAAAAATTAATGGAATATTAGTAGAAGACTTATTAGCATCCTATAAAAGGTAA
- a CDS encoding DUF1028 domain-containing protein — translation MTYSIIGYCEKEKEWGVAVQSKFLGVGAVVPFAQAGVGAIATQSYANTSYGPNGLQLLSEGKSAQEVVNLLKEADPERELRQFGVIDATGNAATFTGEKCYDWAGGKTGKYYAAQGNILVSEATVLAMAETFESSSGTLAERLLKALAAGQAAGGDSRGQQSAALLVVKEKGGYGGFNDRYIDLRVDDHPQPIDELIRIYELQQLYFAPTKKENILKIEGETEEELTAHLARLGYLSKNNTLQEALTAYLHTENFEGREQEPGYLDREVLTYMKKQG, via the coding sequence ATGACATATTCCATTATCGGTTATTGTGAAAAAGAGAAAGAGTGGGGAGTTGCTGTTCAATCGAAGTTTCTTGGCGTTGGGGCGGTAGTTCCTTTTGCTCAAGCAGGAGTAGGAGCAATTGCCACTCAATCTTACGCGAATACTTCATACGGACCGAACGGTTTGCAATTACTTTCAGAAGGAAAATCAGCACAAGAAGTCGTTAACTTACTAAAAGAAGCCGATCCAGAACGAGAGCTCCGTCAATTCGGTGTAATAGACGCAACCGGAAATGCTGCCACGTTTACTGGCGAAAAGTGTTATGACTGGGCAGGAGGAAAAACAGGCAAGTATTACGCGGCACAAGGTAACATCCTCGTCAGTGAAGCAACCGTACTAGCGATGGCGGAAACGTTTGAATCATCAAGCGGTACGTTAGCTGAACGTCTTTTAAAAGCATTAGCCGCTGGACAAGCTGCAGGTGGAGATAGTCGTGGACAACAATCAGCCGCACTACTCGTCGTAAAAGAAAAAGGCGGATACGGTGGCTTCAATGATCGGTACATTGACCTACGAGTGGACGACCATCCTCAGCCGATTGACGAACTTATTCGCATTTATGAACTGCAACAACTATATTTTGCACCAACAAAGAAGGAAAACATTTTAAAAATAGAAGGAGAAACAGAGGAAGAGCTTACGGCACACCTTGCACGGCTAGGTTATTTAAGTAAAAACAATACACTTCAAGAAGCACTCACAGCCTATTTACATACAGAGAATTTTGAGGGCAGAGAACAAGAGCCAGGCTACCTTGATCGAGAAGTCCTTACTTACATGAAAAAACAAGGATAA
- a CDS encoding chromate transporter: MLYWEIFLAFFIPGILGYGGGPASIPLVENEVVHRYGWLTVQEFSEVLALGNALPGPIATKMAGYIGYEVGGVLGASIAVFATVAPSLLLMIGLMSLLYKFKDSPKVKRMTNYVRPTIALLLGVMAYRFFAQSYEGTGLLQTIILIVVSYLLLEKWKVHPAYVIVGALVYGALVLA, from the coding sequence ATCCTTTATTGGGAAATATTTCTCGCCTTCTTTATTCCAGGGATACTAGGGTATGGTGGTGGTCCTGCTTCTATCCCATTAGTTGAAAATGAAGTGGTTCATCGTTACGGTTGGTTAACGGTTCAAGAGTTTAGTGAAGTGCTTGCTCTCGGAAACGCCTTGCCAGGCCCAATTGCAACGAAAATGGCAGGTTACATTGGCTATGAGGTAGGCGGAGTACTTGGTGCGAGTATCGCTGTTTTCGCAACGGTTGCCCCGTCGTTACTACTAATGATCGGCCTCATGAGCTTACTTTATAAATTTAAAGATTCACCAAAAGTAAAAAGAATGACAAATTACGTACGCCCAACAATTGCCCTATTACTTGGCGTTATGGCGTACCGATTTTTTGCACAGTCGTACGAAGGAACTGGCCTCCTTCAAACAATTATATTAATCGTTGTTAGCTACTTACTTTTAGAAAAGTGGAAAGTACACCCTGCTTACGTGATTGTCGGTGCACTAGTGTACGGAGCGCTAGTTCTTGCATAA